Sequence from the Chloroflexota bacterium genome:
GATGCCTGTGGGCGGCCTATTGGCATGGAGCGACTTGAAGTTCTTCCTCAGGCAAGCCTTTGTCTCGATTGCAAGTCACGCCAGACAAAGAATGCGAAAGGTAAGCCACCTGCAAGGTAGCCTGCAATCTCAGAGAACTCTCTTCATCGTTGCCCTCTTGGTAGTGATAGCAGATCAACTGAGCAAGCTGTGGATCACGGAGAGCTTGCAACTGGGCGAATCGAGGCCGGGCGAAGGATTTGTGCGGCTAACCCTAGTACACAACACAGGCATCGTTTTCGGTCTTTCTGTCAACCAGGCGGTTCCGTTGATCTTGTCCATAGCGGTGATAGCCG
This genomic interval carries:
- the lspA gene encoding signal peptidase II encodes the protein MPVGGLLAWSDLKFFLRQAFVSIASHARQRMRKVSHLQGSLQSQRTLFIVALLVVIADQLSKLWITESLQLGESRPGEGFVRLTLVHNTGIVFGLSVNQAVPLILSIAVIAAAIFFSHRYALLNNRLVKIALGLFIGGSIGNLIDRIRLGYVTDFIDFRLWGDYHWPAFNLADVAIVVGFLLLLWFAIRFAIAPKQG